One genomic segment of Helianthus annuus cultivar XRQ/B chromosome 14, HanXRQr2.0-SUNRISE, whole genome shotgun sequence includes these proteins:
- the LOC110908339 gene encoding trafficking protein particle complex subunit 4, which yields MAAIYSLYIINKSGGLIFYKDYGLQGRMDTNDSLRLASLWHSMHAISQQLSPIQGCSGIELLEADTFDLHCFQSLTGTKFFVVSEPGTQNMENLLKHIYELYTDYVLKNPFYEMEMPIRCELFDINLAQAVQKERVSYLGR from the exons ATGGCAGCAATTTACAGTCTGTACATCATCAACAAATCAGGGGGTCTCATCTTCTACAAG GATTATGGATTGCAAGGAAGAATGGACACGAATGATAGCTTGAGATTGGCCAGTTTGTGGCATTCAATGCACGCAATCTCTCAGCAACTCTCCCCCATTCAGGGATGCTCTGGTATCGAACTTCTTGAAGCGGATACGTTTGATCTCCATTGCTTTCAGTCTCTTACTG GGACAAAGTTTTTCGTGGTATCTGAGCCGGGCACACAAAATATGGAGAATCTGTTGAAACATATTTATGAACTCTACACGGATTATGTTCTGAAGAATCCGTTCTATGAGATGGAGATGCCAATACGGTGTGAGCTTTTCGATATCAACTTGGCACAAGCAGTACAAAAGGAGCGTGTTTCATATCTTGGGCGATGA